The following coding sequences lie in one Phragmites australis chromosome 8, lpPhrAust1.1, whole genome shotgun sequence genomic window:
- the LOC133926976 gene encoding peptidyl-prolyl cis-trans isomerase CYP63-like isoform X2, which produces MARNKNPCIFLDVSIGDVHAGKMVFELFVDVVPKTAENFRALCTEMGVGKTTISPLCYRGTRFHSIMKGLMAQGGDFSKKDGTGGESIYGGTFADENFVLRHDDRGLLSIANTGPNTNGSHSSLHSSLLIISTRRILCFASLFLEMMS; this is translated from the exons ATGGCAAGAAATAAGAATCCCTGTATTTTTCTAGATGTGTCCATCGGTGATGTTCATGCAGGGAAAATGGTTTTTGAG CTGTTTGTTGATGTTGTTCCGAAGACAGCTGAGAACTTTCGAGCATTATGCACAG AGATGGGAGTTGGAAAAACTACTATATCACCATTGTGTTATCGAGGCACAAGATTTCACAGCATTATGAAGGGACTCATGGCACAG GGCGGTGACTTCTCAAAAAAAGATGG GACTGGTGGAGAGAGTATATACGGTGGGACGTTTGCAG ATGAAAATTTTGTCTTACGCCATGATGATCGTGGTCTACTGTCGATAGCAAATACTGGACCAAACACTAATGGCTCCCATTCTTCGTTACATTCAAGCCTACTCATCATCTCGACAA GAAGAATACTGTGTTTCGCAAGCTTATTCTTGGAGATGATGTCTTGA
- the LOC133926976 gene encoding peptidyl-prolyl cis-trans isomerase CYP63-like isoform X1, translating to MARNKNPCIFLDVSIGDVHAGKMVFELFVDVVPKTAENFRALCTGEMGVGKTTISPLCYRGTRFHSIMKGLMAQGGDFSKKDGTGGESIYGGTFADENFVLRHDDRGLLSIANTGPNTNGSHSSLHSSLLIISTRRILCFASLFLEMMS from the exons ATGGCAAGAAATAAGAATCCCTGTATTTTTCTAGATGTGTCCATCGGTGATGTTCATGCAGGGAAAATGGTTTTTGAG CTGTTTGTTGATGTTGTTCCGAAGACAGCTGAGAACTTTCGAGCATTATGCACAG GAGAGATGGGAGTTGGAAAAACTACTATATCACCATTGTGTTATCGAGGCACAAGATTTCACAGCATTATGAAGGGACTCATGGCACAG GGCGGTGACTTCTCAAAAAAAGATGG GACTGGTGGAGAGAGTATATACGGTGGGACGTTTGCAG ATGAAAATTTTGTCTTACGCCATGATGATCGTGGTCTACTGTCGATAGCAAATACTGGACCAAACACTAATGGCTCCCATTCTTCGTTACATTCAAGCCTACTCATCATCTCGACAA GAAGAATACTGTGTTTCGCAAGCTTATTCTTGGAGATGATGTCTTGA
- the LOC133926976 gene encoding uncharacterized protein LOC133926976 isoform X4, which produces MARNKNPCIFLDVSIGDVHAGKMVFELFVDVVPKTAENFRALCTGEMGVGKTTISPLCYRGTRFHSIMKGLMAQGGDFSKKDGLVERVYTVGRLQALI; this is translated from the exons ATGGCAAGAAATAAGAATCCCTGTATTTTTCTAGATGTGTCCATCGGTGATGTTCATGCAGGGAAAATGGTTTTTGAG CTGTTTGTTGATGTTGTTCCGAAGACAGCTGAGAACTTTCGAGCATTATGCACAG GAGAGATGGGAGTTGGAAAAACTACTATATCACCATTGTGTTATCGAGGCACAAGATTTCACAGCATTATGAAGGGACTCATGGCACAG GGCGGTGACTTCTCAAAAAAAGATG GACTGGTGGAGAGAGTATATACGGTGGGACGTTTGCAG GCACTCATCTAA
- the LOC133926975 gene encoding uncharacterized protein LOC133926975 isoform X2 has translation MRRSSSGARVSEGGDDHHHSPEALPTYDPQSAAGRREAARARALGRTVHCIPVVVLLCALLLWLSASTSSSGHTHLD, from the exons ATGCGGCGGTCGTCGAGCGGGGCGCGCGTGTCGGAGGGCGGCGACGACCACCACCACAGCCCGGAGGCGCTGCCGACGTACGACCCGcagtcggcggcggggcggcgggAGGcagcgcgggcgcgggcgctgGGGCGCACCGTGCACTGCATCCCGGTGGTGGTGCTCCTCTGCGCCCTCCTCCTCTGGCtctccgcctccacctcctcctccggccacACCCACCTCG ATTGA
- the LOC133926976 gene encoding uncharacterized protein LOC133926976 isoform X3 — MARNKNPCIFLDVSIGDVHAGKMVFELFVDVVPKTAENFRALCTGEMGVGKTTISPLCYRGTRFHSIMKGLMAQGGDFSKKDGLVERVYTVGRLQEEYCVSQAYSWR, encoded by the exons ATGGCAAGAAATAAGAATCCCTGTATTTTTCTAGATGTGTCCATCGGTGATGTTCATGCAGGGAAAATGGTTTTTGAG CTGTTTGTTGATGTTGTTCCGAAGACAGCTGAGAACTTTCGAGCATTATGCACAG GAGAGATGGGAGTTGGAAAAACTACTATATCACCATTGTGTTATCGAGGCACAAGATTTCACAGCATTATGAAGGGACTCATGGCACAG GGCGGTGACTTCTCAAAAAAAGATG GACTGGTGGAGAGAGTATATACGGTGGGACGTTTGCAG GAAGAATACTGTGTTTCGCAAGCTTATTCTTGGAGATGA
- the LOC133926978 gene encoding MAPK kinase substrate protein At1g80180-like, with protein MAGLQRSATTFRRSGSSGLVWDERFLTEADAEAKAGGDGAAEEPRPELRHSRSVGSISMLRWGGGSGDGDSEGKKAKRKQAQKEEARNNNQQVFRTKDVAPDVDPPSPRVSGCILCAIFGGSGSGSGKGSARRRSKPRKK; from the coding sequence ATGGCTGGGTTGCAAAGATCGGCGACGACTTTCAGAAGGTCCGGTTCGTCGGGGCTGGTCTGGGACGAGCGTTTCCTGACCGAGGCCGACGCCGAGGCGAAGGCCGGCGGCGATGGTGCAGCGGAGGAGCCCCGGCCGGAGCTGCGACATTCCCGGAGCGTCGGGAGCATTAGCATGTTGCGCTGGGGTGgtggcagcggcgacggcgacagCGAAGGCAAGAAGGCGAAGCGGAAGCAGGCTCAGAAGGAGGAGGCGCGCAACAACAACCAGCAGGTGTTCCGGACCAAGGACGTAGCCCCGGACGTGGACCCGCCGTCCCCCAGGGTGTCGGGCTGCATCCTCTGCGCCATCTTCgggggctccggctccggctccggcaaAGGCTCGGCACGCCGCCGATCCAAGCCCAGGAAGAAGTAA
- the LOC133926975 gene encoding uncharacterized protein LOC133926975 isoform X1: protein MRRSSSGARVSEGGDDHHHSPEALPTYDPQSAAGRREAARARALGRTVHCIPVVVLLCALLLWLSASTSSSGHTHLGHHPLGGFPYANPLF, encoded by the exons ATGCGGCGGTCGTCGAGCGGGGCGCGCGTGTCGGAGGGCGGCGACGACCACCACCACAGCCCGGAGGCGCTGCCGACGTACGACCCGcagtcggcggcggggcggcgggAGGcagcgcgggcgcgggcgctgGGGCGCACCGTGCACTGCATCCCGGTGGTGGTGCTCCTCTGCGCCCTCCTCCTCTGGCtctccgcctccacctcctcctccggccacACCCACCTCG GCCATCACCCCTTGGGTGGTTTTCCGTATGCAAATCCACTTTTTTAA
- the LOC133926977 gene encoding protein OVEREXPRESSOR OF CATIONIC PEROXIDASE 3-like: MATVLPLAVPAAASAAPRACISCVPGPAPFLGTRTLLRLRPFGAPRGVACALRRRPSKYRTKIQTEEDVDAEYGMDDDGNEDGLEALFKQLEEDLENDDLSVDDDDDEISEEDMARFEKELAEAIGDVGGVDESAEDLLSSSGKTGNYGKTDEIERPELKSWQLRRLARALKIGRRKTSIKNLAGELGLDRALVIELLRNPPPKLLLMSDSLPDEAPSKPEVKEIEPSSSTFVDEVDASHATEIKPQMELPIHVMSAEWSARKRLKKMQVETLERVYLRSKRPTNTMISSIVQVTNLPRKTIVKWFEDRREQDGVPDHRAAFKRSVSETIASS; encoded by the exons ATGGCGACGGTGCTGCCACTCGCcgtgcccgccgccgcctcggccgcgcCGAGGGCATGCATCTCCTGCGTCCCAGGCCCCGCGCCCTTCCTCGGTACACGTacgctcctccgcctccgcccctTTGGCGCACCGCGGGGCGTCGCCTGCGCCCTCCGCCGGAGGCCCTCCAAGTACAGG ACTAAAATACAGACCGAGGAGGATGTGGATGCAGAATATGGCATGGACGATGATGGTAATGAAGACGGATTGGAAGCACTTTTCAAGCAGCTGGAAGAAGATCTTGAGAATGATGATTTATCTgtcgatgacgacgacgatgagaTATCAGAAGAAGATATGGCCAGGTTTGAAAAGGAGTTGGCAGAAGCAATTGGGGATGTTGGTGGTGTTGATGAATCAGCAGAAGATTTATTGTCGAGCTCTGGAAAGACTGGTAATTATGGGAAAACAGATGAAATCGAACGACCAGAGTTGAAAAGCTGGCAACTCCGGAGATTGGCTCGTGCACTGAAAATAGGTCGACGTAAAACTAGT ATAAAGAATCTTGCAGGGGAGCTAGGCCTAGATAGGGCTTTGGTCATTGAACTGCTCCGCAATCCACCACCGAAACTTCTACTCATGTCTGATTCTTTGCCTGATGAAGCTCCTTCGAAACCTGAAGTGAAGGAAATAGAACCTTCTAGTTCTACCTTTGTTGATGAGGTTGATGCCAGTCATGCCACTGAAATCAAGCCACAGATGGAGCTTCCCATTCATGTCATGAGCGCAGAATGGTCTGCGCGGAAAAGGCTAAAAAAGATGCAAGTTGAGACTTTAGAAAGGGTCTACTTACGAAGCAAGCGCCCCACG AATACAATGATCAGCAGCATAGTTCAAGTGACAAACCTTCCACGAAAGACCATTGTTAAGTGGTTTGAGGATAGACGGGAACAAGATGGGGTCCCTGACCATCGTGCCGCATTCAAGAGATCCGTATCTGAGACGATAGCTAGTTCATAA